The genomic stretch CGAGGCGAGGATGTCGGGCGTGCTCAGCGCGATGTGTTGCACACCGGGGCCGCCGTAGAAGTCCAGGAACTCATCGATCTGCGAGCGCTTCTTGCCCATCGCGGGCTCGTTGAGCGGGAACTTCACCTTGCGCGAGCCGTCCGCGACCACCTTGGACATCAGCGCGGAGTATTCGGTGGCGATGTCCTCACCGACGAACTCGGCCATGTTGGTGAAACCCATGACGCGGCGGTAGAACTCGACCCAGTCCTCCATCCGGCCCAGTTCCACGTTGCCGACCACGTGGTCCACGGCGGTGAACATTGCCGGGCCGTCGGTGACGATCGGGTCGTGGGCGACGAAGCCGGGCAGGAAGGGCCCGACGTACCCGGCGCGGTCGATCAGGGTGTGCCGGGTCTCCCCGTAGGTGCCGATCACCGCGCTGATCACCCGGCCGTACTCGTCCTCGCTGACCGTCGGGGCGACGATGCCGACCGCGCCGCGAGCGGTGGCCACCGCGTAGGCGCGGTGCACGTCGGGCACCTCCAGCGCGATGTCCCGCACGCCGTCGCCGTGCTCCGCGATATGCCGGGCGACGTCGGTGCCCGGCCGCAGCGCGCCCGCGATCACGAATCGCGCGGTGCCGCTCTCCATGACGTACTCGGCGAGGTCGCGGTACCCCTGCTCGGGACCGCGGTAGGCGACGCAGGTCATGCCGTAGGCCGACGCGTAGTAGTGCGCGGCCTGGCGGGCGTTGCCGACCTCGAAGCGCAGGTGATCCAGACCGGTGAGCTCGAAGACGTCCGGGGCCTCGGCGCTGCCACGCGGGCGGGTGATCTCGTCAACGTGCGGACGGGTCTTCATGGCGATGACCTCCGGAGGGATCCTTGCCGCGAGCATCCTCCGGGTGGCACAGACTGTGCAATAAGATCTCGAAATGCTGGGCAACTTGCACAGTCTAGAGACGCCAGTCGCCCAATTTCTGTGCAGAATGGATGTCCCCGAGGTTACGGAGTCCCCGTGCCGGTCGACGACCTGGACGCCCGCTTGCTCGAGGAGATGGCCGCCGAGCCGCGCATCGGGGTCTTGGAGAGCTCGCGCCGCCTCGGCGTCGCCCGCGGCACCGTGCAGGCCCGGCTTGATCGCCTGGAACGCGCGGGCATCGTCACCGGCTGGGGCCCGGACCTGGACCCGGTGGCGCTCGGCTACCCGGTCTCCGCGTTCGTGATGCTGCAAATCGTGCAGGGCCGCGGCCACGATGCGGTGGCCGCCCACCTGGCCGGGATCCCCGAGGTACTCGAGGCGCACACGATCTCCGGCGACGCCGACATGATGTGCCGCATCGTGGCCCGCTCCAACGCCGACCTGCAACGCGTGCTGGATCTGGTGCTGGCCGAGGGCTCCATCCGCCGCAGTGCCACCACCATCGCCCTGGCCAACCGCATCCCCCACCGCGTCCTCCCCCTGCTGGCGGCGACCGCCCGGCGCCGCAACGCATGACATGCGCAGAACGTTCTTGTCGCGCGTCTGGACGCATGACAAGCACCCTTTGTGCATGTCATGCGCAAGGGCAAGATCACCTGACGAGGCGTCACGCCAGGCGCTGGCGCAGGGCGGCGATGCGGCGGCGCAGGTCGTCGACGCCGGCCTGACCGACGGGCGGGCCGCCGGTCTCCCGGCGCAACTCGGCGTGAATCGCGGCGTGGGAGGCGCCGCTGCGGTGGTGCCAGGAGCCGACCAGGGTGTGCAGTTCGCGGCGCAGCGCGGAGCGTTCGGCGTGGGTCACCACCGGCCGCAGCGCGGCCGGTTGCGGCGGGGCGTCGGTACCGCGTCGACGGTTGGCAGCCCGCAGTTGCGCGGCCTGACGGCGCCGCAGCAACTCGGCGATTTGATCGGTGTCGAGCAACCCCGGCAGGCCGATGTAGTCCTGCTCCTCACGGCTACCCGGTTCGGCGGGTAGGCCGTACTCGGCGCCGCCGAACATCACCCGGTCGAAGCTCGCCACCGAACCCAGCGCGGTGAACTCGCCCATCCCGTCGGGACCGTCCTCGGCCCGGTTGGCCGCGGCCAACAGC from Sporichthyaceae bacterium encodes the following:
- the hppD gene encoding 4-hydroxyphenylpyruvate dioxygenase, which encodes MKTRPHVDEITRPRGSAEAPDVFELTGLDHLRFEVGNARQAAHYYASAYGMTCVAYRGPEQGYRDLAEYVMESGTARFVIAGALRPGTDVARHIAEHGDGVRDIALEVPDVHRAYAVATARGAVGIVAPTVSEDEYGRVISAVIGTYGETRHTLIDRAGYVGPFLPGFVAHDPIVTDGPAMFTAVDHVVGNVELGRMEDWVEFYRRVMGFTNMAEFVGEDIATEYSALMSKVVADGSRKVKFPLNEPAMGKKRSQIDEFLDFYGGPGVQHIALSTPDILASVDAMRAAGVEFLATPAGYYSDPELRARIGAVRVPVEELQARGILVDRDEDGYLLQIFTRPAQDRPTVFFELIERHGSAGFGKGNFKALFEAIEREQELRGNL
- a CDS encoding Lrp/AsnC family transcriptional regulator, which translates into the protein MPVDDLDARLLEEMAAEPRIGVLESSRRLGVARGTVQARLDRLERAGIVTGWGPDLDPVALGYPVSAFVMLQIVQGRGHDAVAAHLAGIPEVLEAHTISGDADMMCRIVARSNADLQRVLDLVLAEGSIRRSATTIALANRIPHRVLPLLAATARRRNA